The genomic region GCGCCGGTCACGAGTGCGATCTTGCTGGTTGCCTCAGTCATCCGAGTTTCCTCTTACTTGGTTCTTGCTTCGGTTTCGTTCTTGTAGGGTGGGCGTGGAATGTTCTGGTGCGCCGCGCGGAGCGCCGCCGACCAGCGCGAGCGCAGGTCGTGGAAATAGGGCTCGCCGGCCTCGATGCGGTGGTTGAGATCGGCCTCGCAGGCATCGGTGCGCACCACCAAGACGTCGATCGGCAGGCCGACGCCGAGATTGGAGCGCATCGTCGAATCCATCGAGATCAGCCCCGTTTTGAGCGCCTCATAGAGCTCGACATCGTAATGCATGGCGCGGTCGAGCACCGGCTTGCCGTATTTGTGCTCGCCGATCTGCAGGTACGGCGTGTCGGTGGTGCACTCGATGAAGTTGCCGGCGGTGTAGACCATGAACAGGCGCATCCGCGAGCCCTTGATCTGGCCGCCGAACAGGAACGAGACGTCGAACGAGATGTCCTCGGCGCGCAGCGCATCGCCCTCGGTCGCGTGCACCGAGCGGATGGCGCGGCCGATCCGCTGCGCCGCCTGGAACATGGTCGGCGCGTTCATCAGCGTCTCGAGTTCGC from Bradyrhizobium elkanii USDA 76 harbors:
- a CDS encoding peptidase, which codes for MTYCCGILVRDGLVMIADTRTNAGLDNVSTFRKLHIFEKPGERIMAIASAGNLAISQSVLSTLTEGMENPDTGELETLMNAPTMFQAAQRIGRAIRSVHATEGDALRAEDISFDVSFLFGGQIKGSRMRLFMVYTAGNFIECTTDTPYLQIGEHKYGKPVLDRAMHYDVELYEALKTGLISMDSTMRSNLGVGLPIDVLVVRTDACEADLNHRIEAGEPYFHDLRSRWSAALRAAHQNIPRPPYKNETEARTK